In uncultured Ilyobacter sp., a genomic segment contains:
- a CDS encoding TIGR03936 family radical SAM-associated protein, with amino-acid sequence MKKRLYFDKIEDMKYISHLDMMRFLERLLKKAKIEVKYSEGFHPRPKMSFGNPVSLGVEAYDEVMDLELLVEMDNKVLLEKLNAECPRGFRFKGAEDVPRKSSIAEEFQIMIYEISGDDATLEKLKKLLEQNEIVEVKIKKGKRKERNLKERIQYYKMEGDKLRLELINTSPNVFLGMAEVNPTEVEIKKLGYRK; translated from the coding sequence ATGAAAAAAAGACTTTACTTCGATAAAATCGAAGACATGAAGTATATATCCCACCTGGATATGATGAGGTTTCTAGAGCGGCTTTTAAAAAAGGCCAAGATAGAGGTCAAATATTCAGAAGGGTTTCACCCGAGACCTAAAATGTCATTTGGGAATCCAGTATCTTTAGGAGTAGAGGCCTATGATGAGGTAATGGATCTAGAGCTTTTAGTTGAGATGGACAACAAAGTACTTTTAGAGAAACTTAATGCAGAGTGTCCTAGGGGGTTTAGATTTAAGGGTGCAGAAGATGTCCCTAGAAAATCCAGTATCGCAGAAGAGTTTCAGATAATGATTTATGAGATATCCGGAGATGATGCGACACTTGAAAAACTGAAAAAACTTCTTGAGCAAAACGAGATTGTAGAGGTTAAGATTAAAAAGGGTAAAAGAAAAGAGAGAAATCTCAAGGAAAGAATACAGTACTATAAGATGGAGGGAGATAAGCTTCGTTTAGAACTTATAAATACCTCTCCAAATGTATTTTTGGGAATGGCCGAGGTAAATCCCACAGAAGTTGAAATAAAAAAATTAGGATACAGAAAGTAA
- a CDS encoding YgjP-like metallopeptidase domain-containing protein, which produces MERLKYLGGYDPKLKQQVISLIENKTLGKLMLKKYPTPHDITTDKMLYDYVMGIKNRYLKKSNPISKVSYDSKINFSNQALGLHTYVSRVQGSKLKTKNEIKISSQFKKMPLEFLRMIVVHELAHLKEKSHDKAFYKLCEYIEPNYHQLEFDMRLYLTYMDIFKESLY; this is translated from the coding sequence ATGGAAAGGCTAAAATATCTAGGGGGTTATGACCCGAAACTAAAACAACAGGTTATAAGTCTCATAGAAAATAAAACTCTCGGAAAACTAATGCTGAAAAAATACCCAACTCCTCATGATATAACAACAGATAAGATGCTCTATGATTATGTTATGGGTATAAAAAACCGGTATCTTAAAAAATCTAATCCCATAAGTAAAGTTTCCTATGATTCAAAGATAAATTTTTCAAATCAGGCACTGGGCCTTCATACCTATGTCTCTAGAGTCCAGGGGAGTAAGCTAAAGACAAAAAATGAGATAAAGATATCCAGTCAGTTTAAAAAGATGCCCTTGGAATTTTTGAGGATGATAGTGGTTCACGAACTGGCTCACTTGAAAGAAAAATCCCATGATAAGGCATTTTATAAACTATGTGAGTATATAGAGCCAAATTATCATCAGCTAGAATTTGATATGAGATTGTATCTCACCTACATGGATATTTTTAAGGAATCATTGTATTAA
- a CDS encoding BamA/TamA family outer membrane protein produces the protein MRKQLLVLLTFLFSLLAFGEDANYLVKEIEVTNNREVPIEVVQSVMESKVGENYSTEKMVEDYKRIKNLSYIENVVIYPKLYDAGIKLSIEIQEKNDSKKILENSGIIPLSERENIDKSLVVNSIEIYGNRYISRQEILNMIPVKTGGYFSKRKVLDGQKNIINSGYFREVTPEVYKYGEGVLVRYTLTENPVITGINIYGNTVYSTEELKKGIKTEPGKIYNLNTLREDKDGILAKYHEAGYALTELANIGLNDSYELEIYLSEGVIRDIQFRKMVTKQKGARRKATDNVLKTKDYVIERNLEFKVGEVFDYNKYQESIKNLMRSGNFKNIKPEYKTIPGDPDGRIVVMLFDEERTASLQGSLSYGSEVGFLGSLSVKDTNYKGKAQNFGVTYEKSDSDYSKFSLDFQDPWIKDTDRISWGWSLYKSQYEDDDSELFYDVNTYGFKVNAGKGITKNVRVSLGTKVEYVTEDDEDGDRTDDYGLTSIFPAITYDTRNHFWSPTEGEYAKLQLEGGYAGGYDADAFGNITLELRKYHRGFWKTNTFAYRAIGGIMTDSTKESQRFRVGGGSTLRGYDGGYYKGTEKLTFTVENRSQINDILGFVLFVDAGRAWDQDGRDTSYEHDGDFPDDIGVGAGVGMRLNTPLGPLRFDFGWPVGDTDESGMQFYFNMGHTF, from the coding sequence ATGAGAAAACAATTATTAGTACTACTTACATTTCTTTTTTCTCTTTTAGCTTTTGGTGAAGATGCAAATTACCTGGTTAAAGAGATAGAGGTCACAAACAACAGGGAGGTGCCTATAGAGGTTGTCCAGTCTGTTATGGAATCTAAGGTGGGAGAAAATTATTCCACTGAGAAAATGGTAGAAGACTATAAAAGGATCAAAAATTTAAGCTACATTGAAAATGTGGTCATCTACCCAAAACTCTACGATGCTGGAATAAAACTCAGCATAGAGATCCAAGAAAAAAATGATTCAAAAAAGATTTTGGAAAATAGCGGGATTATTCCTTTGTCTGAAAGAGAAAACATAGACAAGTCTCTAGTTGTAAATTCAATAGAGATATACGGTAACCGTTATATATCCAGACAAGAGATACTCAATATGATACCTGTAAAAACAGGGGGATATTTTTCCAAAAGAAAAGTCCTTGATGGGCAGAAAAATATTATTAATTCAGGATATTTCCGAGAGGTAACCCCAGAGGTATACAAATACGGAGAAGGAGTCTTAGTAAGATACACCCTCACAGAAAACCCGGTAATAACAGGGATAAATATCTATGGAAATACAGTATATTCCACTGAAGAACTTAAAAAGGGGATAAAAACTGAACCTGGAAAAATATATAATCTGAACACCTTGAGAGAGGATAAGGACGGAATATTAGCTAAATATCATGAGGCCGGGTATGCCCTTACGGAACTTGCAAATATAGGGTTGAATGATAGCTATGAACTAGAGATATATCTAAGCGAAGGTGTGATAAGAGATATTCAGTTCAGGAAAATGGTAACAAAACAAAAAGGGGCTAGAAGAAAGGCCACAGACAATGTCTTGAAAACCAAAGACTACGTAATAGAAAGAAATTTAGAGTTTAAAGTGGGAGAAGTATTTGACTATAACAAGTACCAGGAATCCATAAAAAACTTAATGAGATCAGGGAATTTTAAAAACATAAAACCTGAGTACAAAACTATCCCAGGAGACCCAGACGGAAGAATAGTTGTTATGCTGTTCGATGAAGAAAGAACTGCATCACTTCAGGGATCGCTTTCTTATGGATCTGAAGTTGGATTCTTAGGTAGTCTATCAGTAAAAGATACAAACTATAAAGGTAAGGCTCAAAATTTTGGTGTGACTTATGAAAAATCAGATTCTGACTATAGTAAATTTTCACTTGATTTTCAGGATCCTTGGATAAAGGACACAGACAGAATATCTTGGGGATGGAGTCTTTATAAGTCCCAGTATGAAGATGACGACAGTGAACTGTTTTATGATGTAAACACTTATGGATTCAAAGTAAATGCCGGAAAAGGTATCACTAAAAATGTAAGAGTGAGTTTGGGTACCAAGGTGGAGTACGTAACTGAAGATGATGAAGATGGTGACAGGACAGATGATTATGGACTTACAAGTATCTTCCCTGCTATAACCTATGATACTAGAAATCATTTCTGGAGTCCGACCGAAGGGGAATATGCTAAACTTCAACTTGAAGGTGGATATGCAGGAGGTTATGATGCAGATGCTTTTGGAAATATAACCTTAGAACTTAGAAAGTACCACAGAGGTTTCTGGAAAACAAATACCTTTGCCTACAGAGCTATAGGTGGAATCATGACAGATTCTACAAAAGAGTCTCAGAGATTCAGAGTTGGTGGCGGAAGTACACTGAGAGGTTATGACGGAGGATACTATAAAGGAACAGAAAAACTGACTTTCACTGTTGAAAACAGAAGCCAGATAAACGATATATTAGGTTTTGTACTTTTTGTAGATGCAGGAAGAGCATGGGACCAGGATGGAAGAGACACTTCTTATGAACATGACGGAGATTTCCCAGATGATATAGGAGTAGGTGCCGGAGTAGGAATGAGACTTAATACACCTCTAGGACCACTTAGATTTGACTTTGGATGGCCTGTGGGAGACACAGATGAGTCTGGAATGCAATTCTACTTTAACATGGGACACACATTTTAA
- a CDS encoding class I SAM-dependent methyltransferase: MKCHLCNGETEEFLVKNKKFEQLYYRCKNCSLIFLEEKALLKSSEELKRYQMHNNSIQDPLYREYFEKFIEYAFKDLENVENILDYGSGPEPVLATVLKEKGYKVDIYDKYFSPEKVYKGREYDAVCSTEVIEHIYYPLEVLKKLVASVKKGGYLIIMTNFHKDSWTHFKNWWYIQDPTHTVFYSIKTFKFIEKEFKLKIIKNNEKNIIVFKRED; encoded by the coding sequence TTGAAGTGTCATTTATGTAATGGTGAAACAGAAGAGTTTTTAGTAAAAAATAAGAAATTTGAACAGTTATATTACAGATGTAAAAATTGCAGTCTCATCTTTTTAGAGGAAAAAGCCCTCTTGAAAAGTTCAGAGGAGTTAAAAAGATACCAGATGCACAATAATTCAATTCAAGACCCTTTATATAGGGAGTATTTTGAAAAATTTATAGAATACGCTTTTAAAGATCTTGAAAATGTAGAAAATATACTAGACTACGGATCGGGCCCCGAACCTGTTCTGGCAACAGTTTTGAAAGAAAAGGGATATAAGGTGGATATTTATGACAAGTATTTTTCACCTGAAAAAGTTTACAAAGGCCGTGAGTATGACGCAGTTTGTTCTACTGAAGTTATAGAGCATATATATTATCCTTTAGAAGTTTTAAAAAAACTTGTAGCTTCAGTGAAAAAAGGCGGATATCTTATAATCATGACAAATTTTCATAAAGATTCCTGGACGCACTTTAAAAATTGGTGGTATATCCAGGATCCCACTCATACTGTTTTCTACAGCATAAAAACTTTTAAATTTATTGAAAAAGAGTTTAAGCTTAAAATCATTAAAAATAACGAGAAAAATATAATAGTTTTTAAAAGGGAGGATTGA
- the lpxD gene encoding UDP-3-O-(3-hydroxymyristoyl)glucosamine N-acyltransferase yields the protein MKYKLQDVAALLGGEIKGDKSLEISGLSPFFQARETELTFAADEKFLRKISETKAGAVIVPPIPGLPEDKTYIVVNGNPRELMPKLLSFFKRKTKPMAKMIENTARIGKNVSIAPNVYLGHDVEIGDNVVISPNTTICQGVKIGEGSVIYSNVTIREFSELGKRCIVQPGAVIGSDGFGYVKVAGKNQKIEQIGRVIIGDEVEIGSNTTIDRGAIGDTIIKNYTKIDNLVQIAHNDIIGENCIIISQVGIAGSTEVGDNTTLAGQVGVSGHLKIGSNVIVGSKSAIHGNVKDNQILSGFPLVDHREDLKIKVSLKKLPEMIKKVKDLEKILLKK from the coding sequence ATGAAGTATAAATTACAAGATGTAGCTGCCCTCCTAGGCGGAGAAATAAAGGGAGATAAAAGTCTTGAAATATCAGGACTTTCTCCCTTTTTTCAAGCCAGGGAGACAGAGCTTACTTTTGCTGCAGATGAAAAATTTTTAAGAAAAATATCAGAAACAAAGGCAGGAGCTGTAATAGTACCACCTATACCTGGGCTTCCTGAGGATAAAACTTACATAGTTGTAAATGGAAATCCAAGGGAACTTATGCCAAAACTTCTATCCTTTTTCAAAAGAAAAACGAAACCTATGGCAAAAATGATAGAAAACACTGCCAGGATAGGAAAAAATGTATCTATTGCTCCAAATGTATATCTAGGGCATGATGTAGAAATAGGAGACAACGTGGTAATCTCTCCAAATACAACTATATGCCAAGGTGTAAAAATAGGAGAGGGCTCTGTAATATACTCTAATGTAACAATAAGAGAGTTCAGCGAACTGGGAAAAAGATGTATAGTTCAGCCTGGAGCCGTTATAGGCTCTGATGGATTTGGCTACGTAAAGGTGGCCGGTAAAAACCAGAAGATAGAGCAGATAGGAAGAGTAATAATAGGGGATGAGGTAGAGATAGGTTCAAACACTACTATAGACAGAGGGGCTATAGGGGACACCATTATAAAAAACTACACAAAGATAGATAATCTGGTGCAGATAGCTCATAATGATATTATAGGGGAAAATTGTATAATAATATCTCAGGTAGGTATAGCGGGAAGCACTGAGGTAGGAGATAATACAACTCTAGCTGGGCAGGTTGGAGTATCGGGACATTTGAAGATAGGAAGTAACGTTATAGTTGGTTCTAAGTCTGCAATACACGGGAATGTAAAAGACAATCAGATACTGTCAGGTTTTCCTCTTGTAGATCACAGAGAAGATCTGAAGATAAAAGTATCATTAAAAAAACTACCTGAAATGATAAAAAAGGTAAAAGATCTGGAAAAAATATTGCTTAAAAAATAA
- the serS gene encoding serine--tRNA ligase, with translation MLDLRYMRDNIEFLKGMLKNRNATVDLDDFEQLDAERRDLLTEVEALKHKRNNVSHEVGRLKREKQDASHIIAEMGKVSSKIKELDSKLSEIDEKLQYYQMTIPNVYHESTPVGKDEEDNILVRTWGEPTEFEYEPKNHWELGEELGILDFERGAKLGGARFTVYRGLGARLERALINFMLDLHTTEHGYTEHITPFLVRREVCEGTGQLPKFEDDMYKTTDEMFLISTSEITLTNLHRKEILEEGDLPKYYTAHSPCFRREAGSYGRDVKGLIRQHQFNKVEMVKITTPENSYDELDKMVVNAETVLQKLGLPYRLVQLCSGDIGFSAAKTYDLEVWLPGQGKYREISSCSNCGDFQARRMGLKYRPEGTKKSEFVNTLNGSGVAVGRALLAIMENYQQEDGSIIIPEVLRPYMGGVDVIKK, from the coding sequence ATGTTAGATTTGAGATACATGCGTGACAACATCGAATTTTTAAAGGGGATGCTAAAAAACAGAAATGCTACAGTGGATCTTGACGATTTTGAACAGCTAGATGCAGAAAGAAGGGATCTTCTTACTGAGGTAGAGGCATTAAAACATAAAAGAAACAATGTTTCCCACGAAGTAGGGAGACTGAAGAGAGAAAAGCAGGATGCATCTCATATAATAGCTGAGATGGGGAAAGTTTCCTCTAAAATAAAAGAGTTAGACTCAAAACTTTCAGAAATAGATGAGAAACTTCAGTACTATCAGATGACTATACCTAATGTATACCATGAATCCACTCCTGTGGGAAAAGATGAAGAGGACAACATCCTTGTGAGAACCTGGGGTGAGCCTACTGAATTTGAGTATGAACCTAAAAATCACTGGGAACTTGGTGAGGAGCTAGGAATACTTGATTTTGAAAGAGGAGCAAAACTAGGTGGAGCTAGATTTACAGTTTATAGGGGTCTAGGAGCAAGATTAGAAAGAGCATTAATAAACTTCATGCTTGATCTTCATACAACTGAGCATGGATATACCGAACACATAACTCCTTTTCTAGTGAGAAGAGAGGTTTGTGAAGGTACAGGGCAGCTTCCAAAATTCGAAGATGACATGTATAAGACAACAGATGAGATGTTCCTTATATCAACTTCTGAAATAACGCTTACAAACCTTCACAGAAAAGAGATATTAGAAGAGGGCGACCTTCCAAAATACTATACAGCCCACTCTCCTTGTTTCAGAAGAGAGGCAGGTTCATACGGAAGAGATGTAAAAGGACTTATAAGACAACACCAGTTCAATAAGGTAGAGATGGTAAAAATAACAACACCTGAAAATTCTTATGATGAATTAGATAAAATGGTTGTAAATGCCGAGACTGTTCTTCAGAAGTTGGGACTTCCTTACAGATTGGTACAGCTATGCAGTGGGGATATAGGATTCTCTGCTGCAAAAACTTATGACCTTGAAGTATGGCTTCCAGGGCAGGGGAAATATAGAGAGATCTCTTCTTGTTCAAACTGTGGTGACTTCCAGGCAAGAAGAATGGGGTTAAAGTACAGACCAGAGGGGACTAAAAAGAGTGAGTTTGTAAATACACTAAATGGTTCTGGGGTGGCAGTTGGAAGAGCCCTTCTTGCAATTATGGAAAATTATCAGCAGGAAGACGGTTCAATAATTATACCAGAAGTTTTAAGACCTTATATGGGGGGAGTAGATGTTATTAAAAAGTAG
- the lspA gene encoding signal peptidase II has product MYLWIVFFLFFIDIISKIIAEKKLKFHPKSILDGAIHFYYVRNFGIAFNKLSHKKWLILTLNFVLLIYITSLYTTPNINKIGLSLVLAGGLGNTLNRLFRGYVIDFIYFNIKGSPVFNMADFYILSGIIVILIEEIIII; this is encoded by the coding sequence ATGTATCTATGGATTGTTTTCTTTTTATTTTTTATAGATATTATTAGCAAAATAATAGCAGAAAAGAAATTAAAATTTCATCCTAAGAGTATTTTAGACGGAGCAATCCATTTTTATTACGTAAGGAATTTTGGAATTGCATTCAATAAACTGAGCCATAAAAAATGGCTTATTCTTACATTGAATTTTGTTTTGCTTATCTATATAACCTCCCTCTATACCACTCCAAATATAAACAAGATAGGCCTCTCCCTTGTGTTAGCAGGAGGACTCGGGAATACTCTAAACAGACTTTTCAGGGGCTATGTTATCGATTTTATCTACTTTAATATAAAGGGGTCTCCGGTTTTTAACATGGCTGACTTTTACATACTATCTGGAATTATCGTGATTCTAATAGAGGAAATTATAATTATTTAA
- a CDS encoding nitroreductase family protein produces the protein MEAIFNRRSVRKYSGEKVEDSKIEKILRAAMQAPSAGNQQAWEFVVVRDKEMLKKLSEVSPYSKMAANADVVIAVMANEEYMRYPSYWQQDLGAATENILLQAVTEGLGSVWIAVAPREDRIATMREIFSLPETVIPFCMVALGYPDQEVKLADKWDANKVHYEEYKPV, from the coding sequence ATGGAAGCAATTTTTAACCGTAGAAGTGTAAGAAAATATTCGGGGGAAAAAGTAGAAGATAGTAAAATAGAAAAGATTCTCAGGGCTGCTATGCAAGCTCCTAGTGCTGGAAACCAGCAGGCATGGGAGTTTGTAGTGGTAAGGGATAAGGAGATGCTGAAAAAATTATCAGAGGTAAGTCCTTATTCGAAAATGGCGGCAAATGCAGATGTCGTTATAGCAGTAATGGCCAATGAAGAGTATATGAGGTATCCTTCGTACTGGCAGCAGGACCTAGGGGCAGCCACAGAGAATATTCTCCTTCAGGCAGTGACAGAGGGATTAGGAAGTGTTTGGATTGCAGTGGCACCTAGAGAAGACAGAATTGCAACTATGAGAGAGATATTTTCTCTTCCTGAAACAGTGATACCTTTTTGCATGGTTGCACTAGGATATCCCGATCAAGAGGTAAAATTGGCTGACAAGTGGGACGCAAACAAAGTACACTATGAAGAATACAAGCCTGTTTAA
- a CDS encoding glucosaminidase domain-containing protein: MKELKWSLFFLYLFLQIVTVTSGNYMRNTSYEKPDVAEIITKEKTSSNYKIIYVDSPEDLKKEEKSKKYVYAVGKIDLSAYPVEEKKDLFVKLMMPAIEISRDQILENRSWVKKIIKRGSVKAKEKDRLEKLYDDYGIEDGDNKKLLEKMIIPPTSLILSQAALESGWGTSRFFREGNNVFGIWSYDSSDERIKAGESRENGFTAYLKKFVDLKEAVDGYILLISTGSAYENLRKGINRGENSEKLAKYLVKYSELGYSYTERIEKVIRVNELEKYDI; encoded by the coding sequence ATGAAGGAGTTAAAATGGAGTTTGTTTTTTCTCTATCTGTTTCTTCAAATAGTGACTGTTACCTCAGGAAACTACATGAGAAATACAAGCTATGAAAAGCCAGATGTTGCAGAAATTATCACAAAAGAAAAAACCAGCTCAAATTACAAAATTATATACGTGGACAGCCCAGAGGACTTGAAAAAAGAGGAAAAGTCTAAAAAATATGTCTATGCTGTGGGAAAAATAGATCTAAGTGCCTATCCTGTAGAGGAAAAAAAGGATTTGTTTGTGAAACTTATGATGCCTGCAATAGAAATTTCAAGAGATCAGATACTTGAAAATAGAAGCTGGGTAAAAAAAATAATAAAAAGAGGCAGTGTAAAGGCTAAAGAGAAGGATAGACTAGAGAAATTGTATGACGATTATGGTATAGAGGACGGAGATAACAAAAAACTTCTAGAAAAGATGATTATTCCACCTACTTCACTTATCCTGAGTCAGGCCGCTTTAGAGAGTGGCTGGGGAACTTCTAGATTTTTTCGAGAGGGAAACAACGTTTTTGGTATATGGTCCTACGACAGCAGTGATGAGAGGATAAAAGCTGGGGAATCAAGAGAAAATGGTTTTACTGCATATTTGAAAAAATTTGTAGATTTAAAAGAAGCAGTTGATGGATACATTCTCCTTATTTCTACGGGAAGTGCATACGAAAACCTGAGAAAAGGGATAAACAGAGGAGAGAATTCTGAAAAGCTAGCAAAATATCTGGTAAAATATTCTGAACTTGGGTATAGCTATACTGAGAGAATAGAAAAGGTTATAAGAGTCAATGAATTAGAAAAATACGATATTTAG
- a CDS encoding M3 family oligoendopeptidase: MERVYYSDNFQVEDIESIKNELQKLLEKNLESVEDLENYIDKYNELSAIVEEAMAWKYIKMTRFADQEEYANDFNNFYGTIVAEFNRQSFHINKKIYDSSYISKLPEDRYKNYKLILKNDIEIFEEKNIPLQIEENELSNQYGEIISKITIDFQGESYTLSQMNRFLKDNDREIREKAWKKIYAAISEKRAELNELFNKLLKLRVQMAKNKNFDNYRDYMHKAKGRFSYTPEDLYKFHESVEKVIVPMLREINEKKRVKISLDTLRPWDKEASEDGKILKPFENEGELLEKGISALMDVKEEFGSKLRYMAEKEFLDLGNRKGKAPGGYNYPLSESGAAFIFMNAVGVQRDVVTLMHEAGHALHSFATKDERLMSYKETPSEVAELASMSMEFISMNKWKRFYKKENDFKKAQKEQIIGALQTFPWVMTVDAFQHWIYLNPEHTLEERDAKFEELMDRFNTGVNWLGLESEKSMTWLKQLHIFEVPFYYIEYAISQLGAIGIYKNYKQNPETTLAKYEEFLNLGYSKSIEEIYETAGIKFDFSEGYISELANFLKEELEDLD; the protein is encoded by the coding sequence ATGGAGAGAGTTTATTATAGTGATAATTTTCAAGTAGAAGATATAGAAAGTATAAAGAATGAGCTTCAGAAACTTTTGGAGAAAAACCTAGAAAGTGTCGAAGATTTAGAAAACTATATAGATAAATATAATGAGCTGAGTGCCATAGTAGAAGAGGCCATGGCCTGGAAATATATCAAAATGACAAGATTTGCAGATCAAGAAGAGTACGCTAATGACTTTAATAATTTTTATGGGACAATAGTAGCTGAATTTAACAGACAGTCATTTCATATAAATAAGAAGATATACGATAGTTCATACATCAGTAAACTTCCTGAAGATAGATATAAAAATTATAAGCTGATTTTAAAAAATGACATTGAGATTTTTGAAGAAAAAAATATTCCTCTTCAGATTGAGGAAAATGAACTTTCTAATCAGTATGGAGAAATAATTTCAAAAATAACTATTGATTTTCAGGGAGAAAGTTACACTCTTTCCCAAATGAATAGATTTCTTAAAGATAATGACAGAGAAATTAGGGAAAAGGCATGGAAAAAGATATATGCTGCGATTTCGGAAAAAAGGGCAGAGTTAAACGAGCTTTTTAATAAGCTTTTAAAACTAAGAGTCCAAATGGCCAAGAACAAAAATTTTGATAACTATCGGGACTATATGCACAAGGCAAAGGGGAGATTTTCCTATACTCCAGAGGACTTATACAAATTTCATGAATCTGTGGAAAAAGTGATAGTTCCAATGCTGAGAGAGATAAATGAAAAAAAGAGAGTAAAAATAAGTCTTGATACTCTCCGTCCTTGGGATAAAGAGGCGAGTGAAGACGGAAAAATACTAAAGCCCTTTGAAAATGAAGGAGAACTCCTTGAAAAGGGAATATCTGCCTTGATGGATGTAAAAGAAGAGTTTGGTTCAAAACTCAGATATATGGCTGAAAAAGAGTTTTTAGACCTCGGAAACAGAAAAGGAAAGGCACCTGGTGGGTATAATTACCCCTTGAGTGAAAGTGGAGCCGCCTTTATATTTATGAATGCAGTTGGAGTGCAAAGAGATGTTGTGACACTTATGCATGAAGCTGGGCACGCCCTTCACTCTTTTGCCACAAAAGATGAGAGACTGATGTCATATAAGGAAACTCCTAGTGAAGTGGCAGAACTGGCATCTATGTCTATGGAATTTATCAGCATGAACAAGTGGAAGAGGTTTTATAAAAAGGAAAATGACTTTAAAAAAGCCCAGAAAGAGCAGATTATAGGGGCTCTTCAGACTTTTCCATGGGTTATGACAGTGGATGCCTTTCAGCACTGGATATACCTAAACCCGGAACATACTCTGGAAGAAAGGGATGCAAAGTTTGAAGAATTAATGGATAGATTTAATACTGGAGTAAACTGGCTTGGGCTAGAAAGTGAAAAGTCCATGACCTGGTTAAAACAGTTACATATTTTCGAAGTTCCATTTTATTATATAGAGTATGCCATAAGCCAGCTAGGAGCCATAGGAATTTATAAAAATTATAAGCAAAACCCAGAAACAACCCTAGCTAAATATGAGGAATTTCTCAATTTAGGATATTCTAAATCTATAGAGGAAATATATGAAACTGCAGGAATAAAGTTTGACTTCTCTGAAGGATATATAAGTGAACTTGCGAACTTCTTAAAAGAAGAGTTAGAAGACTTAGATTAG
- a CDS encoding OmpH family outer membrane protein → MKKLTILALAVTMSMSAFAMKVGYVSSQEVFSKYSGTKVVKEQLVKEKGRLENEIKKQEVDLQKLKVELQAKGNSVTQQEKSKFQKQAEDFQKYVNQAQMNLNRQEKDKFSQISRNIDASIQSVAKKEKFDYIFEEGAIKFGGEDITQKVINQMEKGQKIKLK, encoded by the coding sequence ATGAAAAAATTAACGATTCTAGCTCTGGCGGTTACAATGTCAATGTCGGCCTTTGCTATGAAAGTGGGATATGTAAGCTCTCAAGAGGTATTTTCAAAATACTCAGGCACAAAAGTTGTAAAAGAGCAGCTTGTAAAAGAAAAAGGAAGACTGGAAAATGAGATTAAAAAGCAAGAAGTAGATCTGCAAAAATTGAAAGTTGAACTTCAGGCTAAGGGGAATTCTGTTACCCAACAGGAAAAATCTAAATTCCAGAAACAAGCAGAAGATTTCCAAAAATATGTAAATCAAGCACAGATGAATCTTAATAGACAGGAAAAAGATAAATTCAGTCAAATAAGCAGAAATATTGATGCTTCTATTCAATCAGTAGCCAAAAAAGAGAAGTTTGATTATATCTTTGAAGAGGGAGCAATCAAATTTGGCGGAGAAGACATAACTCAAAAGGTAATAAACCAGATGGAAAAGGGACAGAAGATAAAGTTGAAATAA